A genomic stretch from Thermodesulfovibrionales bacterium includes:
- a CDS encoding ATP-binding protein, protein MKIERKIILSNSFNVALIVLISFFAYQNLDLVLAKLRFVEIADDLNASFLEMRLSEKNYFLYKDRKALAEIEEKLDKTMESLSTVRNDIVRAIGETDLGKLETHMRSYADAVGKTRRKGVADEETMLALRTEGKRLKEFSEEITRLERRRVSDILTVSKRILLYSFLVILILAVAVSHFISQKILRSLRSIEKLASSISEGNFQKIDDGKSNDELGSVVNAINSMSDELSRREEELIQSKKLASLGVLTAGVAHELTNPLNNISMIAQNFIEFHDILSKEKMLDLMNTIQEETQRIEKIVKNLLDFSKPKEAILREADINETIQEALKLMQNTLEISNIEVKLDLCRGLSHVSLDKDQIHQVLVNLMTNAVHAMPSGGKLFIATRQGKEKDFVEISVMDEGKGIPPEYLPHIFDPFFSTKGEGGTGLGLSVSYGIIKRHKGTISVSSKVGVGTTFTIKLPAYKQEEV, encoded by the coding sequence ATGAAGATCGAGCGCAAGATCATACTCTCCAATAGCTTCAATGTCGCCCTCATTGTTCTCATCAGCTTCTTCGCCTATCAGAATCTGGACCTCGTACTCGCAAAACTGCGTTTTGTCGAGATCGCCGATGATCTGAACGCATCCTTTCTTGAGATGAGACTTTCGGAGAAGAACTATTTCTTATACAAAGACAGGAAGGCCCTTGCCGAGATAGAGGAAAAGCTCGATAAGACCATGGAATCCCTCTCCACCGTCAGGAACGATATCGTCCGTGCCATCGGGGAGACGGATCTCGGTAAGCTCGAAACCCATATGAGGAGCTACGCTGATGCCGTAGGAAAAACGAGGAGGAAAGGAGTCGCCGATGAAGAGACGATGCTGGCACTCAGGACAGAGGGGAAGAGACTGAAAGAATTTTCTGAGGAGATAACACGCCTAGAACGGAGGCGCGTCAGCGACATCCTCACGGTCTCAAAACGTATCCTCCTTTACTCGTTTCTCGTGATTCTCATACTGGCCGTTGCGGTGAGCCATTTCATTTCGCAGAAGATCCTGAGGTCCCTACGGTCGATCGAAAAGCTCGCAAGCAGTATTTCCGAGGGTAATTTTCAGAAGATCGATGACGGTAAATCGAATGATGAACTCGGTTCGGTTGTCAACGCCATCAATTCCATGTCCGATGAACTCAGCAGGAGGGAAGAGGAACTCATTCAATCCAAAAAGCTTGCGTCTCTGGGCGTACTTACCGCCGGAGTCGCCCACGAACTCACAAACCCCCTCAACAACATCTCAATGATTGCACAGAACTTCATCGAGTTTCATGATATACTGAGCAAGGAAAAGATGCTCGACCTCATGAACACCATCCAAGAAGAGACACAGAGAATCGAGAAGATCGTGAAGAACCTCCTTGATTTCTCAAAGCCGAAGGAGGCGATTCTCCGTGAGGCCGACATCAACGAGACGATACAGGAAGCGCTAAAGCTCATGCAGAACACCCTTGAGATCTCGAATATCGAAGTAAAGCTCGACCTCTGCAGGGGCCTTAGCCACGTCTCTCTTGATAAGGACCAGATACATCAGGTCCTTGTGAACCTCATGACGAATGCAGTTCACGCCATGCCTTCAGGAGGGAAACTCTTCATCGCGACACGACAGGGAAAGGAAAAGGATTTTGTCGAGATATCGGTTATGGATGAAGGGAAAGGGATACCCCCCGAGTATCTTCCCCACATATTCGACCCCTTTTTCAGCACCAAGGGGGAAGGAGGAACGGGCCTCGGCTTGTCCGTCAGCTATGGAATTATTAAACGTCATAAGGGAACGATCAGCGTCTCAAGCAAGGTCGGCGTCGGAACCACGTTCACCATAAAATTACCCGCCTATAAGCAAGAGGAGGTATAG
- a CDS encoding response regulator produces MTAYRIMVIDDEKIVGDMAKMSLEQEGYEVETFLNAKPALEALGERHFDLVVTDYKMKGIDGMEVLKTVKSLYPETKVIMITAFANLDTAIEALRGDVHDFFPKPVKIKELKASIQRALSEP; encoded by the coding sequence ATGACCGCATACAGAATCATGGTCATCGATGACGAAAAGATTGTCGGAGACATGGCGAAGATGTCCCTTGAACAGGAGGGATACGAAGTGGAGACGTTTCTCAATGCCAAACCGGCATTGGAAGCGCTCGGGGAAAGGCATTTCGATCTTGTAGTCACCGACTACAAGATGAAGGGGATAGACGGCATGGAGGTGCTGAAGACCGTAAAGAGTCTCTATCCCGAGACGAAGGTGATTATGATTACCGCCTTTGCAAACCTTGATACAGCGATAGAGGCTTTGCGCGGCGACGTACATGATTTTTTTCCAAAGCCTGTCAAGATAAAGGAGCTCAAGGCATCGATACAGCGGGCATTGAGCGAGCCATGA